The Fusarium musae strain F31 chromosome 10, whole genome shotgun sequence genome window below encodes:
- a CDS encoding hypothetical protein (EggNog:ENOG41), translated as MFEKDATDEYNNPLPEKQLDDRTIYLSRNNYGPLTQPTGIIQLVDFDLAVRSMPGKLYYGAIQGEKYRAPEVILNSGYSYSADIWSLGPFDSWGRDGTR; from the exons ATGTTTGAAAAAGATGCAACCGACGAGTACAACAACCCATTGCCAGAGAAGCAATTAGACGACCGCACCATTTACTTGTCTCGAAATAACTACGGACCGCTTACTCAACCAACGGGTATCATACAGCTTGTTGATTTTGATCTTGCTGTCCGTTCAATGCCTGGAAAGTTGTACTATGGCGCGATTCAAGGAGAGAAATACCGAGCACCAGAAGTCATCCTCAACTCTGGGTACAGCTACTCCGCGGACATCTGGAGCCTTGGG CCCTTTGACTCTTGGGGACGGGACGGCACACGATGA